A single region of the Paludibacter jiangxiensis genome encodes:
- a CDS encoding sugar transferase — protein sequence MEAILISVYYGFHEAEVHSELNLETNPTHYETTLNQEARFVNDEVREFMTNYIMKLQGKDLLDFLQDNAGLFLSSTLLINTTERFNIEKVSKTRYSTIINLHQINDIREINTFFATINERLPYGGTFVGCFEALQQRKKRILGGKNKLFRVIIYLRDFFIFRILPKLNLTRELYFWITAGKGRALSIAEVFGRAYFCGFEIAHEIQIGGLSYFIARKKKEPLRIESAHYSFLLALERIGKNKELFKVYKIRTMYPYSSYLQGYVFQKNNLREGGKFQHDFRITTLGHFLRRYWLDELPMLANLLKGNMKLVGVRPLSKQYFSLYSEDLQQQRVRHKPGLLPPFYADMPKSLEEIQASEKKYLDACENQGLFFTDLQYLATILFNILFKKVRSK from the coding sequence GTGGAAGCAATTCTCATTTCCGTCTATTATGGTTTTCACGAGGCAGAAGTGCACTCCGAATTGAATTTAGAAACGAATCCAACTCACTACGAAACCACCCTCAACCAGGAAGCTCGATTTGTAAATGACGAGGTCAGAGAATTCATGACCAACTATATAATGAAGCTCCAGGGAAAGGATCTACTGGATTTTCTACAAGATAATGCCGGATTATTTTTATCGTCGACTTTATTAATTAATACCACAGAACGTTTCAACATCGAGAAAGTATCTAAAACCCGCTACTCCACCATAATCAACCTCCACCAAATTAACGATATAAGAGAAATAAACACATTTTTCGCAACCATCAACGAACGACTACCGTATGGGGGTACTTTTGTCGGGTGCTTTGAAGCGCTGCAACAGCGTAAAAAAAGAATTTTAGGAGGCAAGAACAAACTTTTCCGAGTAATAATATATTTACGTGACTTTTTCATTTTCAGGATTTTGCCAAAGTTAAACCTTACCCGCGAATTATATTTCTGGATTACGGCAGGAAAAGGCAGGGCATTATCAATAGCTGAAGTATTTGGAAGAGCTTATTTTTGCGGTTTTGAGATAGCCCACGAAATTCAAATAGGAGGTCTCTCTTATTTTATTGCCAGAAAAAAGAAAGAACCGTTACGAATTGAGTCGGCACATTATAGTTTTTTGCTGGCACTGGAGCGGATTGGCAAAAACAAGGAGTTGTTTAAAGTTTACAAAATAAGAACGATGTATCCTTATTCCTCTTATTTACAGGGATATGTATTTCAAAAGAACAACCTGAGAGAAGGTGGAAAATTTCAACATGATTTCAGAATCACAACATTAGGTCATTTTTTGAGACGATACTGGCTGGATGAATTGCCAATGCTGGCAAATCTTCTTAAAGGAAATATGAAATTGGTTGGAGTCCGACCTTTAAGCAAGCAATATTTTTCTCTCTATTCGGAAGACTTACAACAACAACGAGTTCGCCATAAGCCTGGTTTGCTGCCTCCATTTTATGCCGATATGCCAAAATCATTAGAGGAAATACAAGCTTCTGAAAAAAAATATTTGGATGCTTGTGAAAATCAAGGTCTGTTTTTTACAGATTTGCAGTACCTTGCAACTATTCTTTTCAACATTCTTTTCAAAAAAGTACGTAGCAAATAA
- a CDS encoding SulP family inorganic anion transporter, giving the protein MVFSPKLFGTLKNYNQAQFYKDLMAGVIVGIVALPLAIAFGIASGVSPEKGLITAIIAGFIISFFGGSKVQIGGPTGAFIVIVYGIIQQYGITGLAIATVMAGALLITMGLLKLGNVIKFIPFPVIVGFTSGIALTIFTTQIKDATGMQLDKVPASFIDKWIVYFEHFSGIGIWSVLTCAITILIIVSFTKITKKIPGTLIAIVLVTFVAWLIRHLGYNLGIETIGDRFTIQASMPQPVGLHFDFATIQHLLPPAFTIAMLGAIESLLSAMVADGVIGDKHDSNTELIGQGIANLVTPLFGGIPATGAIARTMTNINNGGRTPVAGIIHAVVLLLILLFLSPLAQHIPMSCLAGVLIVVSYNMSEWRTFRSLLKNSKSDVSVLLVTFSLTVVFDLTIAITIGLLLAMLLLIKRLTETSHITVFTDDVSASVYQESTASDEKLDIPAGVEVYEINGPFFFGIANKFDEVVAQVAEMPKARIIRMRKVPFIDSTGLHNLDSFIRLSRHHKIKIILSGVNEQVHNSLRRSGIANEIGDENICSNIYDALKVASGK; this is encoded by the coding sequence ATGGTCTTTTCTCCCAAGCTTTTTGGAACTCTGAAGAACTATAACCAGGCTCAGTTCTACAAAGATTTAATGGCCGGCGTCATCGTTGGCATTGTTGCCCTTCCATTAGCAATTGCATTCGGTATTGCTTCGGGCGTTTCTCCCGAAAAAGGTTTAATCACAGCTATTATTGCCGGATTCATCATCTCCTTCTTTGGTGGCAGCAAAGTTCAGATCGGCGGCCCTACCGGCGCGTTTATCGTCATTGTTTACGGCATTATTCAGCAATACGGCATCACCGGCCTTGCAATTGCCACTGTAATGGCAGGAGCACTGCTTATCACAATGGGATTGCTGAAACTGGGGAATGTCATCAAGTTCATCCCTTTTCCTGTCATTGTCGGATTCACCAGCGGTATCGCGCTGACCATCTTCACCACACAGATAAAAGACGCCACCGGAATGCAGCTTGATAAAGTTCCTGCGAGTTTTATAGACAAATGGATTGTTTACTTTGAACACTTTTCCGGAATTGGCATTTGGTCTGTCCTGACCTGTGCAATCACGATTTTGATCATTGTATCCTTCACCAAAATCACCAAAAAAATACCGGGAACCCTTATCGCAATCGTTTTGGTAACCTTCGTTGCATGGCTAATCCGTCATCTGGGTTATAATCTGGGCATTGAAACAATAGGCGACAGGTTCACAATTCAGGCGAGTATGCCACAACCGGTAGGACTGCATTTCGACTTTGCCACCATACAGCATCTTTTGCCTCCGGCTTTCACCATCGCTATGCTGGGAGCCATCGAATCCCTCCTGTCTGCCATGGTTGCCGATGGTGTTATCGGAGACAAGCACGACTCAAATACCGAGCTGATCGGGCAGGGAATTGCGAATTTAGTCACCCCTCTATTTGGAGGAATACCTGCCACCGGAGCTATTGCCCGCACAATGACCAACATTAACAACGGAGGTCGTACACCTGTCGCCGGGATCATTCACGCGGTTGTTCTGTTGCTCATCTTATTGTTCTTGTCGCCATTAGCTCAACACATTCCTATGTCGTGTCTGGCAGGGGTGCTGATTGTCGTTTCATACAACATGAGTGAATGGAGAACTTTCCGTTCATTGCTTAAAAACTCAAAATCTGATGTTTCCGTATTACTGGTAACTTTCAGCCTTACCGTTGTCTTCGACCTTACGATTGCCATCACCATTGGTTTGCTGTTAGCAATGTTATTGCTTATCAAGCGATTGACAGAAACTTCTCATATCACGGTGTTCACTGACGATGTATCAGCGTCCGTTTATCAGGAATCAACAGCCAGCGACGAAAAACTGGACATACCCGCTGGTGTAGAGGTGTACGAAATTAATGGCCCGTTCTTTTTCGGAATTGCCAATAAATTTGACGAAGTAGTGGCTCAGGTTGCCGAAATGCCTAAGGCGCGTATTATCAGAATGCGCAAGGTACCTTTTATCGACTCCACCGGCTTACATAACCTCGACAGTTTCATTCGATTATCACGCCATCATAAAATAAAGATTATTCTCTCAGGAGTTAACGAGCAAGTTCACAATTCCTTACGAAGATCCGGCATTGCAAATGAAATCGGAGATGAAAATATTTGTTCAAATATTTATGATGCATTGAAGGTAGCTTCTGGGAAATAA
- the rocD gene encoding ornithine--oxo-acid transaminase, with translation MNTKKLTSAELMALEDKFGAHNYHPLPVVLERGEGVFVYDVEGNRYYDFLSAYSAVNQGHCHQKIIRTLIEQAQKLTLTSRAFYNSKLGEYEEFVTRYFGYEKVLPMNTGAEAVETALKLCRKYAYEKMGIPSNQAKIIVCENNFHGRTTTIISFSVDPDAYTNYGPYTPGFIVIPYNDVPALEKSIAENQNIAGFLVEPIQGEAGAYVPDDGYLRSCYELCRKNNILFIADEVQTGIGRTGKLLACDYENVHPDILILGKALSGGVYPVSAVLSSSDIMDVFKPGQHGSTFGGNPIAAAVAIAALQVIEEEKLTENAARLGEIFRSAMQQLCQKSHVASFVRGKGLLNALIINNDQTKNLAWEICLRLKEHGLLAKPTHTNIIRFAPPLVMTESQLHECIAIIEKTIAEFE, from the coding sequence ATGAACACAAAAAAACTTACTTCGGCCGAACTGATGGCTCTCGAAGACAAATTCGGAGCTCACAACTACCACCCGCTACCGGTTGTTCTCGAACGTGGCGAAGGTGTTTTTGTCTATGACGTTGAAGGGAACCGATATTACGATTTTCTTTCGGCCTACTCTGCCGTCAATCAGGGACATTGCCACCAAAAAATTATCCGCACACTTATCGAACAAGCTCAAAAACTCACCCTTACTTCACGGGCGTTTTACAATAGCAAGCTGGGCGAGTACGAAGAGTTTGTGACCCGCTATTTCGGTTACGAGAAAGTGCTGCCGATGAATACTGGCGCCGAAGCGGTGGAGACGGCACTGAAACTTTGTAGGAAATATGCCTACGAAAAGATGGGCATCCCCTCCAATCAGGCAAAAATCATCGTCTGCGAGAATAATTTTCACGGACGCACCACCACCATCATTTCGTTTTCTGTCGATCCGGATGCATACACCAACTACGGGCCTTACACTCCCGGCTTTATCGTCATTCCCTACAACGATGTTCCCGCGTTGGAGAAATCAATTGCAGAGAATCAAAATATTGCTGGCTTTCTGGTGGAACCTATTCAGGGCGAGGCCGGCGCTTACGTCCCTGACGATGGCTATCTGCGCAGCTGCTATGAACTTTGCAGAAAAAACAACATCCTGTTCATTGCCGACGAGGTACAAACCGGCATCGGACGTACCGGCAAACTGCTTGCCTGCGACTACGAAAATGTTCATCCGGACATCCTGATTCTCGGCAAAGCTTTGTCGGGAGGCGTTTATCCGGTTTCGGCAGTACTCTCTTCGTCTGACATCATGGATGTATTCAAACCCGGCCAGCACGGTTCTACTTTTGGTGGCAATCCGATTGCCGCCGCCGTAGCCATTGCCGCCCTACAGGTAATTGAAGAGGAAAAACTGACCGAAAATGCGGCCCGACTGGGAGAAATATTCCGGAGTGCGATGCAACAGCTTTGCCAAAAATCGCACGTAGCATCGTTTGTTCGCGGAAAGGGATTACTCAATGCCTTAATTATCAACAATGACCAGACCAAGAATCTCGCATGGGAAATTTGCCTCCGGCTGAAAGAGCACGGACTTCTCGCTAAACCGACGCACACCAACATCATCCGGTTTGCTCCCCCCTTGGTAATGACCGAAAGTCAACTACATGAATGCATCGCGATAATTGAGAAAACGATTGCTGAATTTGAATAA
- the ctlX gene encoding citrulline utilization hydrolase CtlX, whose translation MKTETSIINQPDGSIAKCVLMIEPVSFGYNRQTAVNNFFQKESDISPEIIQRDALEEFQAMTAQLRANGIEVIVIKDTLHPHKPDSIFPNNWVSFHEGGLVVIYPMFAANRRLERRIEILDIIETHGKIINNVNNISVWEEDKRFLEGTGSLVLDRKNGIAYASLSGRTDQSAVEQYCRIYNYEPILFTARHTVNGKRKNVYHTNVMMCVADKFAIICLTSIDDPAERTTVTEYLTRTGKEIIEISEEQMHCFAGNMLQLQNDSGKRFLVMSQSAHDSLTGNQIDKLKSFNELITCSIPTIEQVGGGSVRCMMAEIL comes from the coding sequence ATGAAAACCGAAACATCAATTATCAACCAGCCAGACGGTTCTATCGCAAAATGCGTTTTGATGATTGAACCCGTATCGTTTGGCTACAACAGGCAGACTGCCGTGAACAATTTTTTCCAGAAAGAGTCCGATATCTCGCCGGAAATTATTCAGCGGGATGCTTTGGAAGAGTTTCAGGCCATGACAGCGCAACTCCGGGCAAACGGAATTGAAGTCATCGTTATCAAAGACACCCTCCACCCTCACAAACCCGATTCCATCTTCCCCAACAACTGGGTATCGTTTCACGAAGGTGGCCTGGTGGTCATTTACCCGATGTTCGCCGCAAATCGCCGTTTGGAACGCCGGATTGAAATTTTGGACATCATTGAAACCCACGGCAAAATAATCAACAACGTAAACAACATCAGCGTCTGGGAGGAAGACAAACGCTTTTTGGAAGGAACCGGAAGCCTTGTTCTTGACCGCAAAAACGGGATTGCCTATGCCTCATTGTCGGGACGTACGGATCAGTCGGCCGTGGAACAGTACTGTCGGATTTATAACTACGAACCGATCCTTTTTACAGCACGCCACACTGTCAATGGCAAACGGAAGAACGTTTATCACACCAATGTCATGATGTGCGTTGCCGACAAATTTGCCATCATCTGCCTCACCAGCATCGACGATCCGGCAGAACGAACGACCGTAACAGAATATCTCACCCGAACCGGGAAAGAAATCATTGAAATTTCGGAAGAACAGATGCATTGTTTTGCCGGAAATATGCTACAATTGCAAAACGACTCAGGCAAACGGTTTCTGGTCATGTCTCAGTCAGCGCATGACTCCCTGACAGGAAACCAAATTGACAAATTAAAATCTTTCAACGAACTGATTACATGTTCTATTCCGACCATCGAACAGGTTGGAGGAGGAAGCGTTCGTTGCATGATGGCTGAAATTCTTTAG
- a CDS encoding sensor histidine kinase, producing MFNTTHRTNFRLAFIAIASAIALVSLFFTNKLVSQLANEERNKVAVWAEATRLAASADYQSDLTLVMRVLESNTTIPVVIVDGNDNYITSRNITEPSKNLNEFRHSYIASFKKKHPPIEISISPTIRQYIYYDDSILIKELAYFPYIQLGVIALFILLSFLAFAGTKRAEQNQVWVGLSKETAHQLGTPISSLMAWAELLKGRYPQDTLLPEMENDIMRLKTIAERFSKIGSKTELIPIPLNDALGDAIAYMRKRISSKVSIEVVNTTKDNSEVSLNLPLFEWVIENLCKNAIDAMDGSGSITITMSEQAKYYVIDVRDTGKGMTKSMYKMVFHPGFTTKKRGWGLGLSLAKRIVEEYHEGRIFVKQSEVGKGTTFRILLRKFN from the coding sequence ATGTTTAATACTACCCACAGAACGAATTTCAGATTGGCATTTATAGCCATTGCATCTGCTATTGCCCTGGTTTCCCTCTTTTTTACCAATAAACTGGTTAGTCAGCTTGCCAATGAAGAGCGTAATAAAGTGGCTGTTTGGGCCGAGGCAACGCGTTTGGCCGCAAGTGCCGATTATCAGTCGGATCTTACGTTGGTGATGCGTGTGTTGGAAAGCAATACCACTATTCCAGTGGTTATCGTGGATGGGAACGACAATTACATAACTTCCCGTAATATCACGGAACCAAGCAAAAATCTGAACGAATTTCGACATTCCTATATCGCCAGCTTCAAAAAAAAGCATCCTCCGATTGAGATTTCAATATCGCCTACGATACGCCAATATATTTATTATGACGATTCGATTCTTATAAAAGAACTGGCCTATTTCCCGTATATTCAGCTGGGGGTTATCGCTCTTTTTATTCTGCTTTCGTTTCTGGCATTTGCCGGTACAAAAAGAGCGGAGCAAAATCAGGTCTGGGTGGGCCTTTCAAAAGAGACGGCGCATCAGTTGGGGACTCCGATTTCTTCATTGATGGCATGGGCAGAGCTGCTAAAAGGGCGTTATCCACAAGATACTCTGTTGCCGGAAATGGAAAACGACATCATGCGGTTGAAGACCATCGCCGAACGTTTTTCAAAAATAGGGTCAAAAACCGAACTTATTCCGATTCCTTTGAATGACGCTTTGGGTGATGCAATTGCGTACATGCGCAAGCGTATTTCCAGTAAAGTTTCCATAGAGGTTGTCAATACCACTAAAGACAACTCGGAGGTATCTCTTAATCTGCCTTTGTTTGAGTGGGTTATTGAAAATCTTTGTAAAAATGCCATTGACGCGATGGATGGCAGCGGATCAATAACTATTACAATGAGCGAACAGGCAAAATATTATGTTATTGATGTTCGGGATACCGGAAAGGGAATGACGAAATCGATGTACAAAATGGTTTTTCATCCCGGATTTACTACAAAAAAACGCGGATGGGGATTGGGACTGTCGCTTGCAAAAAGAATAGTGGAAGAATACCATGAAGGTCGTATCTTTGTAAAACAATCGGAGGTGGGCAAAGGGACAACATTCCGGATTTTGCTCCGAAAGTTTAATTGA
- a CDS encoding DegT/DnrJ/EryC1/StrS family aminotransferase, protein MNTIQMVDLKGQYEKIKTEVNQGIQEVIDSTAFIKSGKVNDFQRQLETYLGVKHVIPVGNGTDALQISMMALGLKPGDEVIVPSFTFVATAEVAALLGLTPVFVDVDTDFCISVEAIKQAITPKTKVIVPVHLFGQNANMEAILAIAQDFNLFIIEDACQSIGSVYTFSDGRKMSSGCMGDVGCTSFFPSKNLGCFGDGGAIFTNNDELAAKIRSIANHGMTVRYYHDQVGVNSRLDSIQAAILEVKLKHLDEYNAARQAAADFYDRELEICDEVSIPKRNPYSTHVFHQYTLILDRINRDALQKWLNNAGIPSMIYYPVPLHLQKAYKNERCRAENCPVTETLSSCVLSLPMHTELDEEQLTFITKKVKEGLSANRI, encoded by the coding sequence ATGAATACCATTCAGATGGTTGACCTTAAAGGTCAATATGAAAAAATCAAAACTGAGGTGAACCAGGGCATTCAGGAGGTTATAGATTCCACTGCATTTATCAAAAGTGGCAAAGTAAATGATTTTCAGCGACAACTGGAAACTTATCTGGGCGTCAAACATGTTATCCCGGTAGGAAACGGCACCGACGCTTTGCAGATTTCGATGATGGCTCTCGGGCTCAAGCCCGGCGATGAAGTAATAGTTCCTTCGTTTACTTTTGTAGCGACTGCAGAAGTAGCTGCACTATTGGGACTTACACCTGTTTTTGTAGATGTAGATACTGATTTTTGCATTTCCGTCGAAGCTATAAAGCAAGCCATTACGCCAAAAACGAAAGTAATTGTTCCTGTGCATCTCTTCGGACAGAATGCGAACATGGAAGCTATTCTGGCTATTGCACAAGATTTTAACCTTTTCATCATCGAAGATGCGTGTCAATCAATAGGATCTGTATATACATTTTCAGACGGACGTAAAATGAGTTCCGGATGTATGGGAGATGTCGGTTGCACCTCTTTTTTCCCGTCAAAAAATCTTGGCTGTTTTGGTGATGGAGGAGCTATTTTTACAAACAACGATGAGTTGGCTGCTAAAATCAGATCGATTGCCAATCACGGGATGACAGTTCGTTATTATCACGATCAGGTAGGTGTCAATTCCCGCCTCGATAGCATTCAGGCCGCGATTCTTGAGGTAAAGCTAAAACATCTTGACGAATACAATGCAGCACGACAAGCTGCTGCTGATTTTTATGATCGCGAATTAGAAATATGCGACGAGGTGTCGATTCCCAAAAGGAATCCGTATTCCACGCACGTTTTTCATCAATACACGCTGATTCTAGACAGGATTAACCGGGATGCGCTTCAAAAATGGCTGAACAACGCAGGTATTCCTTCAATGATATATTATCCGGTACCTCTTCATTTGCAAAAAGCCTACAAGAATGAACGTTGCAGAGCTGAAAATTGCCCTGTAACAGAAACACTTTCATCATGCGTTCTTTCTCTTCCGATGCATACGGAGCTGGATGAAGAACAACTCACTTTTATTACTAAGAAGGTCAAAGAAGGTCTGTCGGCAAACAGAATATAA
- a CDS encoding bacteriophage abortive infection AbiH family protein produces MKLYIIGNGFDLYHHLPSSYSDFREFIKETDPFSFEIIEEYFNYTGAFWHAFEINLTELDEFRLIGDVLHSLGSGGWDADALESYEPLLESYTIGMFYQLKTHMINWIKILNNRPLSRKYPDIDPDSLFISFNYTNTLERHFHIHPDQINYIHGSAQEENCNLIFGHDMNKANINYDVDDNQEGQGRLVVQSFLKHTRKPVEKIIAQNQDFWSKLYSLNEVIIIGHSLSPVDAPYFKTIANHVPNKCLWKVSYYNKTDIKHHTSRLIKCGVDPQFILPFDIYPDRPTQGVLF; encoded by the coding sequence ATGAAATTATACATCATAGGAAATGGATTCGATCTTTATCATCATCTACCTTCTTCTTATTCTGATTTTCGAGAGTTTATAAAAGAAACAGACCCTTTTAGCTTTGAGATAATTGAAGAATATTTCAATTACACCGGAGCATTCTGGCATGCTTTTGAAATAAATCTAACAGAACTGGACGAATTCCGATTGATCGGTGATGTACTGCATTCTTTAGGTAGCGGAGGATGGGATGCGGATGCACTTGAGAGTTATGAACCCCTGCTTGAATCTTATACTATTGGTATGTTTTACCAATTAAAAACACACATGATTAATTGGATAAAAATCTTGAATAACCGTCCTCTTTCGAGAAAGTATCCAGATATCGATCCCGATTCTTTATTTATTTCATTCAACTACACCAACACACTCGAAAGACACTTTCATATTCACCCTGACCAGATCAATTATATTCATGGAAGCGCCCAGGAAGAAAACTGTAATCTCATTTTTGGGCACGATATGAACAAAGCAAATATAAATTATGACGTAGATGACAATCAAGAGGGACAGGGAAGACTTGTAGTACAATCATTTCTAAAACACACCCGAAAACCCGTTGAAAAAATCATAGCTCAAAATCAAGATTTTTGGTCAAAATTATATTCTTTAAATGAGGTCATCATAATCGGACATTCACTATCCCCAGTCGATGCACCTTACTTCAAAACTATTGCCAACCACGTACCCAATAAATGCTTATGGAAAGTTTCTTATTACAACAAAACCGATATCAAACACCACACATCCCGACTTATAAAATGTGGCGTAGATCCCCAATTCATTCTTCCTTTCGATATTTATCCAGACCGACCAACACAGGGAGTATTATTCTAA
- the proS gene encoding proline--tRNA ligase, with protein sequence MAELKELTSRSVDYSQWYQDLVIKADLAESSAVRGCMVIKPYGYAIWEKMQAELDRMFKETGHQNAYFPLFIPKSFLSKEADHVEGFAKECAVVTHYRLKTSPDGKGVVVDPAAKLEEELIVRPTSETIIWNTYKNWIQSYRDLPILINQWANVVRWEMRTRLFLRTAEFLWQEGHTAHATEAEALKETRQMLDVYATFAEQFMAMPVVKGIKSANERFAGAVETFCIEALMQDGKALQAGTSHFLGQNFAKAFDVTFASKEGTRDYVWATSWGVSTRLMGALIMCHSDDNGLVLPPKLAPYQVVIVPIYKNDEQLAKIDEKVTEITTKLRALGVSVKYDNNDAKKPGWKFAEYELKGVPVRLALGARDLENGTVEVARRDTLTKETRSVENIEQYIKDLLDTIQENIYTKAFDYRTSVTREVNSYDEFKVEIEKGGLLLCHWDGTTETEEKIKADTKATIRCIPLEGDKTPGVCMVTGKPSAQRVVFARAY encoded by the coding sequence ATGGCAGAATTAAAAGAACTCACCTCCCGAAGCGTTGATTATTCGCAATGGTATCAGGATTTGGTAATTAAAGCCGATCTGGCCGAAAGTTCGGCTGTTCGCGGTTGCATGGTCATCAAACCCTACGGTTACGCCATCTGGGAAAAAATGCAGGCCGAACTCGACCGCATGTTCAAGGAAACCGGTCACCAAAACGCTTATTTTCCTCTGTTTATCCCGAAATCATTTTTGAGCAAAGAAGCCGACCACGTGGAAGGTTTTGCCAAAGAATGTGCCGTGGTAACTCACTATCGTTTGAAAACCAGCCCTGATGGAAAGGGTGTGGTAGTTGACCCCGCCGCCAAACTGGAAGAAGAACTGATCGTTCGTCCAACCTCCGAAACCATTATCTGGAACACCTATAAAAACTGGATTCAATCGTACCGCGACCTGCCTATCCTCATCAACCAATGGGCCAACGTGGTTCGCTGGGAGATGCGTACCCGCCTGTTCCTGCGTACTGCAGAATTCCTCTGGCAGGAAGGTCACACCGCTCACGCTACCGAAGCCGAAGCTTTGAAAGAAACCCGTCAGATGCTGGATGTGTACGCCACATTTGCCGAACAATTCATGGCAATGCCGGTGGTAAAAGGTATCAAATCGGCCAACGAACGTTTTGCCGGTGCGGTTGAGACTTTCTGTATCGAGGCCTTGATGCAGGACGGCAAAGCTTTGCAGGCTGGAACATCGCACTTCCTCGGTCAAAACTTTGCGAAAGCATTCGATGTAACCTTCGCCTCAAAAGAGGGCACACGCGATTACGTTTGGGCTACGTCCTGGGGAGTCTCTACCCGACTGATGGGCGCTCTTATCATGTGTCATTCCGACGACAACGGTCTGGTATTACCTCCGAAACTCGCGCCTTATCAGGTTGTCATCGTTCCTATTTACAAGAACGACGAACAACTGGCTAAAATCGACGAAAAGGTCACTGAAATCACCACCAAACTAAGGGCTCTTGGCGTGAGCGTGAAGTACGACAACAACGACGCTAAGAAACCGGGATGGAAGTTTGCCGAATACGAACTAAAGGGCGTTCCCGTACGCCTCGCATTAGGCGCTCGCGACCTCGAAAACGGCACAGTAGAAGTAGCTCGTCGCGACACGTTAACCAAAGAAACCCGTTCGGTAGAAAACATCGAGCAATACATCAAAGACTTGCTCGACACCATTCAGGAGAACATCTACACTAAAGCGTTTGATTATCGTACATCGGTAACCCGCGAAGTAAACAGCTACGACGAATTCAAGGTTGAAATCGAAAAAGGCGGTTTGCTCTTGTGTCACTGGGACGGCACCACCGAAACTGAAGAAAAGATCAAAGCCGATACCAAAGCAACTATCCGTTGCATTCCGCTCGAAGGCGACAAAACACCGGGCGTCTGCATGGTAACAGGCAAACCTTCGGCACAACGTGTGGTATTTGCCAGAGCCTACTAA
- the dapB gene encoding 4-hydroxy-tetrahydrodipicolinate reductase — translation MKIALIGYGKMGHEIEQIALNRGHEIVSIIDMDNTGEFDSEAFRSADVAIEFTRPEVAMSNLSRCFDAQVPVVCGTTGWTAHLEEVKKEMTYKNATLFWASNFSLGVNIFAAVNRYLAKIMNSYPDYNVSMVEVHHTQKLDAPSGTAITLAEGILNELDRKNNWVKEVEGRPEDLAIVSKREGAVPGIHEIIYESEMDVISIKHDAKTRRGFALGAVLAAEFTAGKKGFITMSDLLPF, via the coding sequence ATGAAAATTGCATTAATCGGATACGGTAAAATGGGGCATGAGATTGAACAAATTGCCTTGAACAGAGGTCATGAAATTGTTTCAATCATTGATATGGACAATACGGGAGAATTTGACTCGGAGGCATTTCGTAGTGCCGATGTGGCAATTGAGTTCACTCGTCCGGAAGTGGCCATGAGCAATCTTTCCCGTTGTTTTGACGCGCAGGTACCTGTGGTATGTGGTACAACCGGCTGGACAGCGCATCTGGAGGAGGTAAAGAAAGAGATGACTTATAAAAATGCCACACTCTTCTGGGCTTCAAATTTTAGTCTCGGAGTTAATATTTTTGCTGCAGTAAATCGCTATCTGGCCAAAATCATGAATAGTTACCCTGACTATAATGTGAGTATGGTAGAGGTGCATCATACCCAAAAGCTGGATGCACCAAGTGGTACAGCTATTACGCTTGCCGAAGGTATTTTGAACGAGCTCGACCGCAAAAACAACTGGGTCAAAGAAGTAGAAGGTCGTCCTGAAGATCTGGCAATTGTATCAAAGCGAGAAGGTGCAGTTCCGGGTATTCATGAAATCATCTACGAATCAGAAATGGATGTCATTAGTATTAAACATGACGCTAAAACACGCCGTGGATTTGCTCTCGGAGCCGTTCTCGCTGCTGAGTTTACAGCCGGAAAGAAGGGATTTATTACCATGAGTGACCTCTTGCCGTTCTGA